From the Kitasatospora viridis genome, one window contains:
- a CDS encoding ATP-binding protein, with the protein MFGKVETARLPVRTSTGQAQAVYLPTAAPGLGDSGVIIGREVYSGKGYVYDPFQLYGQQLPAPHWLVLGESGNGKSALEKTYVLRQLRFRDRQVVVLDAQGEDGVGEWNLIADALGIKSVRLDPMAARDGGVKLNPLDPAITTTGQLSLLRTIIEVAMGRGLEERAGFALKAAHAHVRATVTDRQPILGDIIDTLRRPDLSSVESLGVDPEEVQSWGLDVALVLDRLVDGDLRGMFDGSTTDGIDLDAPLIVFDLSHIDRNSIAMPILMAIVGVWLEHTWIRPDRKKRIFLVEEAWHIINSPFVAQLFQRLLKFGRRLGLSFVAVVHHLSDVVDGAAAKEASAILKMASTRTIYMQKADEARATGRVLGLPRWAVEIIPTLSPGIAVWDVNGNVQVVKHIITDTERPLVYTDRAMTEDAVAERIRAERQLEAEPGV; encoded by the coding sequence ATGTTCGGCAAGGTCGAGACCGCCCGGCTGCCGGTGCGCACCTCCACCGGCCAGGCGCAGGCGGTCTACCTGCCCACCGCCGCGCCCGGTCTCGGCGACTCCGGGGTGATCATCGGCCGCGAGGTGTACAGCGGCAAGGGGTACGTCTACGACCCGTTCCAGCTCTACGGCCAGCAACTCCCGGCCCCGCACTGGCTGGTGCTCGGCGAGTCCGGCAACGGCAAGTCGGCGCTGGAGAAGACCTACGTCCTGCGCCAGCTGCGGTTCCGCGACCGCCAGGTGGTGGTGCTGGACGCGCAGGGCGAGGACGGGGTCGGCGAGTGGAACCTGATCGCCGACGCGCTGGGCATAAAGTCGGTCCGGCTGGACCCGATGGCGGCCCGCGACGGCGGGGTCAAGCTCAACCCGCTGGACCCGGCGATCACCACCACCGGCCAGCTCTCGCTGCTGCGCACCATCATCGAGGTGGCGATGGGGCGCGGGCTGGAGGAGCGGGCCGGCTTCGCGCTGAAGGCCGCGCACGCGCACGTCCGGGCCACCGTGACGGACCGTCAGCCGATCCTCGGCGACATCATCGACACGCTGCGCCGCCCCGACCTCTCCTCGGTCGAGTCGCTGGGGGTGGACCCGGAGGAGGTGCAGTCCTGGGGCCTGGACGTGGCCCTGGTGCTGGACCGCCTGGTCGACGGTGACCTGCGCGGCATGTTTGACGGGTCGACCACCGACGGCATCGACCTGGACGCCCCGCTGATCGTCTTCGACCTCTCGCACATCGACCGCAACTCGATCGCGATGCCGATCCTGATGGCGATCGTCGGCGTCTGGCTGGAGCACACCTGGATCCGCCCCGACCGGAAGAAGCGCATCTTCCTGGTCGAGGAGGCCTGGCACATCATCAACAGCCCGTTCGTGGCCCAGCTGTTCCAGCGGCTGCTGAAGTTCGGCCGCCGGCTCGGCCTCTCCTTCGTCGCCGTGGTCCACCACCTTTCGGACGTGGTGGACGGCGCGGCGGCGAAGGAGGCCTCGGCGATCCTCAAGATGGCCTCCACCCGGACCATCTACATGCAGAAGGCCGACGAGGCCCGGGCCACCGGCCGGGTGCTCGGCCTACCGCGCTGGGCGGTGGAGATCATCCCCACCCTCTCCCCGGGCATCGCCGTCTGGGACGTCAACGGCAACGTGCAGGTGGTGAAGCACATCATCACCGACACCGAACGGCCCCTGGTCTACACCGACCGCGCCATGACCGAGGACGCGGTCGCCGAGCGGATCCGGGCGGAGCGTCAGCTGGAAGCGGAGCCCGGCGTCTGA
- a CDS encoding LacI family DNA-binding transcriptional regulator has product MAKVTRDDVARLAGTSTAVVSYVINDGPRPVAPATKEKVLAAIEQLGYRPNSVAQAMASRRTNLIGMIVPDARQPFFAEMTHAVERAASDRGKLVLIGNSDYVEDREMHYIQAFLGMRVSGLILVSQGAPQRAAKEFAAMEGAKVVLLHRRPEAADDVSVVTDDIGGAELVVRHLLEEHGHPYVACFGGPVDTPVPGDPVIDHVAGWQQAMAAAGLDTDAHLVDAPFHRYGAYEVALRLLASADRPPAVFCSTDDQAIGVLRAARELGLRVPEDLAVAGFDDIPEAALADPPLTTVASEREAMARAAVELVLDDSLMVPGSETQRVRKFPSRLVVRRSCGCPGEQRAE; this is encoded by the coding sequence GTGGCCAAGGTGACGCGCGACGATGTAGCCCGACTGGCTGGGACCTCGACCGCGGTCGTCAGCTACGTGATCAACGACGGTCCCCGGCCGGTGGCGCCGGCGACCAAGGAGAAGGTGCTCGCCGCGATCGAGCAGCTCGGCTACCGGCCGAACAGCGTCGCGCAGGCGATGGCCTCCCGCCGGACCAACCTGATCGGCATGATCGTGCCGGACGCCCGGCAGCCCTTCTTCGCCGAGATGACGCACGCCGTCGAACGGGCCGCCTCGGACCGCGGCAAGCTGGTGCTGATCGGCAACTCCGACTACGTCGAAGACCGCGAGATGCACTACATCCAGGCCTTCCTCGGCATGCGGGTCTCGGGCCTGATCCTGGTCAGCCAGGGCGCGCCGCAGCGGGCCGCCAAGGAGTTCGCCGCGATGGAGGGCGCCAAGGTGGTGCTGCTGCACCGCCGCCCGGAGGCCGCGGACGACGTCTCGGTGGTCACCGACGACATCGGCGGCGCCGAGCTGGTGGTCCGTCACCTGCTGGAGGAGCACGGCCACCCGTACGTGGCCTGCTTCGGCGGCCCGGTGGACACCCCGGTGCCCGGCGACCCGGTCATCGACCACGTGGCCGGCTGGCAGCAGGCGATGGCCGCCGCCGGCCTGGACACCGACGCCCACCTGGTGGACGCCCCGTTCCACCGCTACGGCGCCTACGAGGTGGCGCTGCGGCTGCTGGCCTCGGCCGACCGGCCGCCGGCGGTCTTCTGCTCCACCGACGACCAGGCGATCGGCGTGCTGCGGGCCGCCCGCGAGCTGGGCCTGCGGGTGCCGGAGGACCTGGCGGTGGCCGGCTTCGACGACATCCCGGAGGCCGCGCTGGCCGACCCGCCGCTGACCACCGTGGCCAGCGAGCGCGAGGCGATGGCCCGGGCCGCGGTCGAGCTGGTGCTGGACGACTCGCTGATGGTGCCCGGCTCGGAAACCCAGCGGGTGCGCAAGTTCCCGTCCCGGCTGGTGGTGCGCCGCTCCTGCGGCTGCCCGGGTGAGCAGCGCGCAGAGTAA
- a CDS encoding MoaD/ThiS family protein translates to MTATTDTATTDTETTDTESAGNAVAGTIRYWAAAKSAAGTGEEPYRAATLAEALEQVRLRHADRPELVRLLDICSYLVDGEPVGTRDRRFVPLHEGGTVEVLPPFAGG, encoded by the coding sequence ATGACCGCGACCACAGACACCGCGACGACAGACACCGAGACCACGGACACCGAGAGCGCCGGCAACGCCGTGGCGGGCACCATCCGCTACTGGGCCGCCGCCAAGTCGGCGGCCGGCACCGGCGAGGAGCCGTACCGGGCCGCCACCCTGGCCGAGGCGCTGGAGCAGGTGCGGCTGCGGCACGCCGACCGGCCCGAGCTGGTCCGCCTGCTGGACATCTGTTCCTATCTGGTGGACGGCGAGCCGGTGGGCACCCGGGACCGGCGATTCGTGCCGCTGCACGAGGGCGGCACGGTCGAGGTGCTGCCGCCGTTCGCGGGGGGCTGA
- a CDS encoding response regulator transcription factor — protein MTPPADDRTLAEQTAPPARLLVVDDEPALRDALESSLAFEGYEVTTATDGYEALEVVERDKPDLVLLDIMMPRMDGLTAVRRMRSRGDTAPVLMLTARDAVGDRVTGLDVGADDYLAKPFELDELLARVRALLRRNALATEAAARATAVEDDSEVLAFADLRMNTATREVTRDGRPVELTRTEFMLLEMFLSHPRQVLTREQILKAVWGFDFEPSSNSLDVYVMYLRRKTEQGGMPRLIQTVRGVGYALRAPSTAN, from the coding sequence ATGACTCCCCCCGCCGACGACCGCACCCTTGCCGAACAGACCGCTCCCCCGGCGCGCCTGCTCGTGGTCGACGACGAGCCCGCCCTGCGTGACGCCCTGGAGAGCAGCCTGGCCTTCGAGGGCTACGAGGTGACCACCGCCACCGACGGCTACGAAGCGCTTGAGGTCGTCGAGCGCGACAAGCCCGACCTGGTGCTGCTCGACATCATGATGCCCCGGATGGACGGCCTCACCGCCGTGCGCCGGATGCGCTCGCGCGGCGACACCGCCCCGGTCCTGATGCTCACCGCGCGCGACGCGGTCGGCGACCGGGTCACCGGACTGGACGTGGGCGCGGACGACTACCTGGCCAAGCCGTTCGAACTGGACGAGCTGCTGGCCCGGGTCCGCGCCCTGCTGCGGCGCAACGCCCTGGCCACCGAGGCCGCCGCCCGGGCCACCGCCGTGGAGGACGACTCCGAGGTGCTCGCCTTCGCCGACCTGCGGATGAACACCGCGACCCGCGAGGTCACCCGGGACGGCCGCCCGGTCGAGCTCACCCGCACCGAGTTCATGCTGCTGGAGATGTTCCTGTCGCACCCGCGCCAGGTGCTGACCCGGGAACAGATCCTCAAGGCGGTCTGGGGATTCGACTTCGAACCGTCCTCCAACTCCCTCGACGTCTACGTGATGTACCTGCGCCGCAAGACCGAGCAGGGCGGCATGCCGCGGCTGATCCAGACGGTGCGCGGCGTCGGCTACGCGCTGCGGGCGCCGAGCACCGCGAACTGA
- a CDS encoding phosphatase PAP2 family protein, which yields MSQPLAGPGNGNPDLELLYTVNGWAKSAPGWLDSLVSWIGEYGILLGLLALCLVGWLLARRRPDAPAAVAGVLWAPLSVALAELANLPISAIVDRPRPFVSHPGLIVLVAGKAGTHSFVSDHSTMSMGIAIALFLVNRRLGAVAGALALLQGFCRLYLGVHYPTDVLGGYALAAAVVLLLAPIAMAVLVPLCHAVARTAAAPLVTAGPSGPGGGRGARRRRRGGGPASAEQPPALGAAPGRQPGGESDLAA from the coding sequence GTGTCACAGCCGCTGGCCGGCCCCGGCAACGGCAACCCCGACCTCGAACTGCTCTACACCGTCAACGGGTGGGCCAAGTCGGCCCCGGGCTGGCTGGACTCGCTGGTCTCCTGGATCGGCGAGTACGGCATCCTGCTCGGCCTGCTGGCCCTGTGCCTGGTCGGCTGGCTGCTGGCCCGCCGCCGACCGGACGCGCCCGCGGCGGTCGCCGGGGTGCTCTGGGCCCCGCTCTCGGTGGCCCTGGCGGAGCTGGCCAACCTGCCGATCTCCGCGATCGTGGACCGGCCCAGACCCTTCGTCAGCCACCCCGGCCTGATCGTGCTGGTGGCCGGCAAGGCCGGCACCCACTCCTTCGTCAGCGACCACTCGACCATGTCGATGGGGATCGCGATCGCGCTCTTCCTGGTGAACCGGCGGCTCGGGGCGGTCGCCGGCGCGCTGGCCCTGCTGCAGGGCTTCTGCCGGCTCTACCTGGGCGTGCACTACCCGACCGACGTGCTCGGCGGCTACGCGCTGGCGGCGGCCGTGGTGCTGCTGCTGGCCCCGATCGCGATGGCCGTGCTGGTGCCGCTGTGCCACGCCGTCGCGCGGACCGCGGCGGCCCCGCTGGTGACCGCCGGTCCGTCGGGCCCGGGCGGTGGCCGCGGGGCGCGCCGGCGGCGGCGCGGGGGCGGGCCGGCCTCCGCGGAGCAGCCGCCCGCGCTGGGGGCGGCGCCCGGCCGCCAGCCCGGCGGGGAGTCCGACCTGGCCGCCTGA
- a CDS encoding NlpC/P60 family protein has translation MVLRNGPRAAIAAGALGAGFLLLIGLGTYAASGVPQTTDGSGLGLAPGTVPAAYQALIQQAGTGTCAQVTAPLLAAQLYQESGFNPNAVSPVGAQGISQIMPATWAQYAVNNWQNPWDPSQAIPMAAHIDCEYAKDVASVPGDPQANMLAAYNAGTDAVLRYQGVPPYSETQSYVKSILALARTFTAASAPVDVSAQASGAIYFAQSRLGTPYEWGGDGADGRFDCSGLTMMAFRSVGIELPRVANDQWNAGQHPSRDQLRPGDLVFFATDLTDPRSIHHVGIYVGGGYMIDAPHTGAVIRYDTIDQKEYFGATRVTPDGAAALPSRNPDGTISGGSALDGRGNSTLAGAASPSPGATRTP, from the coding sequence ATGGTACTCCGGAACGGCCCGCGAGCGGCCATCGCGGCGGGAGCTCTTGGGGCGGGATTCCTGCTCCTGATCGGCCTCGGCACCTACGCGGCCAGCGGCGTCCCGCAGACCACCGACGGCTCCGGTCTGGGCCTGGCGCCCGGCACCGTGCCGGCCGCCTACCAGGCGCTGATCCAGCAGGCCGGCACCGGCACCTGCGCCCAGGTCACCGCCCCGCTGCTGGCCGCCCAGCTGTACCAGGAGAGCGGCTTCAACCCGAACGCGGTCAGCCCGGTGGGCGCGCAGGGGATCAGTCAGATCATGCCGGCCACCTGGGCCCAGTACGCGGTGAACAACTGGCAGAACCCGTGGGACCCGAGCCAGGCGATCCCGATGGCCGCACACATCGACTGCGAGTACGCGAAGGACGTGGCCTCGGTCCCGGGCGACCCGCAGGCCAACATGCTGGCCGCCTACAACGCGGGCACCGACGCGGTGTTGCGCTACCAGGGCGTGCCGCCGTACTCCGAGACCCAGTCCTACGTGAAGTCGATCCTCGCGCTGGCCCGCACCTTCACCGCCGCGAGCGCCCCCGTCGACGTCTCCGCGCAGGCCTCCGGCGCGATCTACTTCGCCCAGTCCAGGCTCGGCACCCCGTACGAGTGGGGCGGCGACGGCGCGGACGGCCGGTTCGACTGCTCCGGCCTGACCATGATGGCCTTCCGGAGCGTCGGCATCGAGCTCCCCCGGGTGGCCAACGACCAGTGGAACGCCGGCCAGCACCCCAGCCGCGACCAACTCCGGCCCGGCGACCTGGTGTTCTTCGCCACCGACCTGACGGATCCGCGCAGCATCCACCACGTCGGCATCTACGTCGGCGGCGGCTACATGATCGACGCCCCGCACACCGGCGCGGTGATCCGCTACGACACCATCGATCAGAAGGAGTACTTCGGCGCGACCCGGGTCACCCCGGACGGCGCGGCCGCGCTGCCCAGCCGCAACCCGGACGGCACGATCAGCGGCGGCTCGGCCCTGGACGGGCGCGGCAACAGCACCCTGGCGGGCGCCGCGAGCCCGTCCCCCGGTGCCACCCGCACGCCCTGA
- a CDS encoding response regulator transcription factor, with the protein MSSLLLLTNALQPSAEVLPALGLLLHQVRVAPAEGSALVDTPSADVILVDGRRDLPQIRSLCQLLRSTGVGSPLLLVVTEGGLAAVTAEWGVDDVLLDTAGPAEVEARLRLAIGRQQQAVVDDSPMEIRNGDLSVDEATYSARLKGRVLDLTFKEFELLKYLAQHPGRVFTRAQLLQEVWGYDYFGGTRTVDVHVRRLRAKLGVEHEQLIGTVRNVGYRFVVPNQGEKGERGGAEQPVGRPVEA; encoded by the coding sequence ATGAGCTCTCTCCTCCTGCTCACCAACGCGCTCCAGCCCTCGGCGGAGGTACTGCCGGCCCTGGGGCTGCTACTGCACCAGGTCCGGGTCGCCCCGGCCGAGGGATCGGCCCTGGTCGACACCCCGAGCGCCGACGTCATACTGGTCGACGGCCGCCGCGACCTGCCGCAGATCCGCTCGCTCTGCCAACTGCTGCGCTCCACCGGGGTCGGCTCCCCGCTGCTGCTGGTGGTGACCGAGGGCGGCCTGGCCGCCGTCACCGCCGAGTGGGGCGTCGACGACGTGCTGCTGGACACCGCCGGCCCCGCCGAGGTCGAGGCCCGGCTGCGGCTGGCGATCGGCCGGCAGCAGCAGGCGGTGGTGGACGACAGCCCGATGGAGATCCGCAACGGCGACCTCTCGGTCGACGAGGCCACCTACTCGGCGCGGCTCAAGGGCCGGGTGCTCGACCTCACCTTCAAGGAGTTCGAGCTGCTCAAGTACCTCGCCCAGCACCCCGGCCGGGTCTTCACCCGGGCCCAGCTGCTCCAGGAGGTCTGGGGCTACGACTACTTCGGCGGCACCCGGACCGTGGACGTGCACGTCCGCCGGCTGCGGGCCAAGCTCGGCGTCGAGCACGAGCAGCTGATCGGCACCGTGCGGAACGTCGGCTACCGCTTCGTCGTGCCCAACCAGGGCGAGAAGGGCGAGCGGGGCGGCGCCGAACAACCGGTGGGCCGCCCGGTCGAGGCCTGA
- a CDS encoding SCO6880 family protein, whose translation MSSEPLGQYGGQYAQPYIHQRRTYLIGKSRPNAPIGRNRESGEIVLIIFGAFLGMLWGLLLPVLPLRIAGLVGFPLLAIAAVYLPYRRRTFYKWVEINRTYRRTVRSGRGLWQSTAMDAGTRFDGREIEVGPPPGVGRQRWLSAPFGPDEVGVLMHLERRTVTAAIEIEGPGVGLRDSEDQEALVDRFGTLLKHVANGDGFVTRLQILARTLPADPDAHAKDVERRGDQGAPAWLRDSYDQLQSMVSTSSEQHRAYLVACMHYTRDLASEAHAMGRNAYDKGRSSRDDDGLAAVMARELTDICARLAEADIRVRQPLGEARLSSLLHSMYDPDHPIDHIQAMSRRNAWPAELDATQPQYLQAKTRESQTREPWCHATAWIKEWPLTPVGVNFLAPLLVHTPDVIRTVAVTMDLEPTDVAIERMLTEKTNDEAEASRAAKMNRTVDPRDLAHTGRVDQRGDDLASGAAGVNLVGYITVSSRNPEALARDKRTIRASAGKSYLKLEWCDREHHRAFVNTLPFATGIRR comes from the coding sequence TTGAGCAGCGAACCGCTCGGCCAGTACGGGGGGCAGTACGCCCAGCCGTACATCCACCAGCGCCGCACCTACCTGATCGGCAAGTCCCGGCCGAACGCGCCGATCGGGCGCAACCGCGAGTCCGGAGAGATCGTCCTGATCATCTTCGGCGCCTTCCTGGGCATGCTCTGGGGCCTGCTGCTGCCGGTGCTGCCGCTGCGCATCGCGGGCCTGGTCGGCTTCCCGCTGCTGGCCATCGCCGCGGTCTACCTGCCCTACCGGCGCCGGACCTTCTACAAGTGGGTGGAGATCAACCGGACCTACCGGCGCACCGTTCGCTCGGGGCGGGGCCTCTGGCAGTCCACCGCGATGGACGCCGGCACCCGGTTCGACGGCCGGGAGATCGAGGTCGGCCCGCCGCCCGGGGTCGGCCGGCAGCGTTGGCTGAGCGCGCCGTTCGGCCCGGACGAGGTCGGGGTGCTGATGCACCTGGAACGCCGCACGGTGACCGCGGCGATCGAGATCGAGGGTCCGGGCGTCGGGCTGCGCGACTCGGAGGACCAGGAGGCGCTGGTCGACCGGTTCGGCACGCTGCTCAAGCACGTGGCCAACGGGGACGGCTTCGTGACCCGGCTGCAGATCCTGGCCCGCACCCTGCCGGCCGACCCGGACGCGCACGCCAAGGACGTGGAGCGGCGCGGCGACCAGGGCGCGCCGGCCTGGTTGCGCGACTCCTACGACCAGCTGCAGTCGATGGTCTCCACCTCCTCCGAGCAGCACCGGGCCTACCTGGTGGCCTGCATGCACTACACCCGCGACCTGGCCTCCGAGGCCCACGCGATGGGCCGCAACGCCTACGACAAGGGCCGCTCCAGCCGGGACGACGACGGCCTGGCCGCCGTGATGGCCCGTGAGCTCACCGACATCTGCGCCCGGTTGGCCGAGGCCGACATCCGGGTCCGGCAGCCGCTGGGCGAGGCCCGGCTCTCCTCGCTGCTGCACTCGATGTACGACCCGGACCACCCGATCGACCACATCCAGGCGATGAGCCGGCGCAACGCCTGGCCGGCCGAGCTGGACGCGACCCAGCCGCAGTACCTGCAGGCCAAGACCCGGGAGTCGCAGACCCGGGAGCCCTGGTGCCACGCCACCGCCTGGATCAAGGAGTGGCCGCTCACCCCGGTCGGCGTCAACTTCCTGGCCCCGCTGCTGGTGCACACCCCGGACGTGATCCGCACCGTCGCCGTCACCATGGACCTGGAGCCCACCGACGTGGCGATCGAGCGGATGCTCACCGAGAAGACCAACGACGAGGCCGAGGCCAGCCGGGCGGCCAAGATGAACCGCACCGTGGACCCGCGCGACCTGGCCCACACCGGGCGGGTGGACCAGCGCGGCGACGACCTGGCCTCCGGCGCGGCCGGGGTCAACCTGGTCGGCTACATCACGGTCTCCTCGCGCAACCCCGAGGCGCTGGCCCGGGACAAGCGGACCATCCGCGCCTCGGCCGGCAAGAGCTACCTCAAGCTGGAGTGGTGCGACCGGGAGCACCACCGCGCCTTCGTCAACACCCTCCCGTTCGCCACCGGCATCCGCCGCTGA
- a CDS encoding metal-sensitive transcriptional regulator, with protein sequence MTTTEAHDADDAQQAPGAHAHGGHGPHGYSKNKADHLKRLRRIEGQARGLQRMVEEDVYCIDILTQVSATTKALQSFALALLQEHLGHCVAEAIEEGGPAMDEKVTEAMAAISRLLRS encoded by the coding sequence ATGACGACGACCGAGGCCCACGACGCCGACGACGCGCAGCAGGCGCCCGGCGCCCACGCCCACGGCGGGCACGGCCCGCACGGCTACAGCAAGAACAAGGCCGACCACCTCAAGCGGCTGCGCCGGATCGAGGGTCAGGCCCGCGGCCTGCAGCGGATGGTGGAGGAGGACGTCTACTGCATCGACATCCTCACCCAGGTCTCGGCCACCACCAAGGCGCTGCAGTCGTTCGCCCTGGCGCTGCTCCAGGAGCACCTGGGCCACTGCGTGGCCGAGGCCATCGAGGAGGGCGGGCCGGCGATGGACGAGAAGGTCACCGAGGCGATGGCGGCGATCAGTCGGCTGCTGCGGAGCTGA
- a CDS encoding S1C family serine protease, with translation MSEHRSTADESGYPFPPKPAGAPSAHYDYFATPGSEGQPFGPEAQPTTEPIAAYGGGPAHKARSGYLRGRLALVTAVAAVAAVLGGLAGGAFADARHGSGSTTASSTLVSPVSDKSGGTADVAAIAAAVSPSVVQITVQTNSGTSTGTGIILTAGGQILTNFHVISGAVSEGGQITVAFQNGAKTSGTVTGTDKSLDVAVITASGVSGLTPATLGSSAGVSVGDPVVAIGNPDGLTGTVTSGIISAKNRQVTVQVDEGSTRGNGGFGYPFLPGYGNGNGPSAASGSTATYAALQTDAALNPGNSGGPLINATGQVIGVNSAMYSGSGTNSSATSSQAGSVGLGFSIPIDSVKQVLPKLQAGQTL, from the coding sequence ATGAGCGAGCACCGCAGCACCGCAGATGAGTCGGGGTACCCGTTCCCGCCGAAGCCGGCCGGGGCACCTTCCGCTCACTACGACTACTTCGCGACGCCCGGCTCCGAGGGCCAGCCCTTCGGACCCGAGGCCCAGCCGACCACCGAGCCGATCGCGGCGTACGGCGGCGGCCCCGCCCACAAGGCCCGCAGCGGCTATCTGCGCGGCCGACTGGCCCTGGTCACCGCGGTCGCCGCGGTCGCCGCCGTACTCGGCGGGCTGGCCGGCGGCGCCTTCGCGGACGCCCGGCACGGCTCCGGTTCGACCACCGCCTCCTCCACCCTGGTCAGCCCGGTCTCCGACAAGAGCGGCGGCACGGCCGACGTGGCCGCCATCGCCGCCGCCGTCTCGCCCAGCGTCGTGCAGATCACCGTGCAGACCAACTCCGGCACCTCCACCGGCACCGGGATCATCCTCACCGCCGGCGGCCAGATCCTCACCAACTTCCACGTGATCTCCGGGGCGGTCAGCGAGGGCGGCCAGATCACCGTCGCCTTCCAGAACGGCGCCAAGACCTCCGGCACGGTGACCGGCACCGACAAGTCGCTGGACGTCGCGGTGATCACCGCCAGCGGTGTCAGCGGCCTCACCCCCGCCACCCTGGGCTCCTCGGCCGGCGTCTCGGTCGGCGACCCGGTGGTCGCCATCGGCAACCCGGACGGCCTCACCGGCACCGTCACCTCCGGCATCATCAGCGCCAAGAACCGCCAGGTCACCGTGCAGGTCGACGAGGGCAGCACGCGCGGCAACGGCGGCTTCGGCTACCCGTTCCTGCCCGGCTACGGCAACGGCAACGGCCCGAGCGCCGCCTCCGGCAGCACCGCGACCTACGCGGCCCTGCAGACCGACGCCGCGCTCAACCCCGGCAACTCCGGCGGCCCGCTGATCAACGCGACCGGCCAGGTGATCGGCGTCAACTCCGCGATGTACTCCGGCAGCGGGACCAACTCCAGCGCCACCTCCAGCCAGGCCGGCAGCGTCGGCCTCGGCTTCTCCATCCCGATCGACTCCGTCAAGCAGGTGCTGCCCAAGCTGCAGGCCGGCCAGACGCTGTAG
- a CDS encoding HAMP domain-containing sensor histidine kinase encodes MSTEAVSRGRLSRWYHDRSLRSRMAILASVAVAVAIAICSTAAWFFAKSQVYQLQQDTLAGAPLGFRPLEPLGSGNTPAAAAADALHTYQGYTPQEQSVLAGSNRWDMQELNANGIVFVPVGPTPRAVKLYQSDEDLLNGPVGKTVYRLGSYTDGEPAMVRLTVVEVKHQPALVITASSLTKVDNSLQQLALILVVVAAVGVLIAGLVCRFVARAALRPVHDLTDVIEHMARTEEVGTTIPVHGTDEIARLSSAFNSMSTALANSRERQTRLIADAGHELRTPLTSLRTNVDLMIRSDDTGRPLPAATKTKLLGSMKAQMQELTGLIGDLLQLSRPDSPRPGQNVSVVGLHEIAQRAVERGKLRGPGLTFAVDLEPWYTRADAAALERAVMNLLDNAVKYSPPGGTIDVGLHHGRLTVRDHGPGIPADELQYVFDRFWRSPSSRQLPGSGLGLSIVAQTVQDSGGQVTLGPAQDGGPGALAVIRLPGASEPPPADTPSARPSDHPSDHPGQGQGPGQTPGSASS; translated from the coding sequence ATGAGCACTGAAGCGGTTTCACGGGGGCGGCTGTCGCGCTGGTACCACGACCGGTCGCTGCGCAGTCGGATGGCGATCCTGGCCTCGGTGGCGGTGGCGGTGGCGATCGCCATCTGCTCCACCGCGGCCTGGTTCTTCGCCAAGTCGCAGGTGTACCAGTTGCAGCAGGACACGCTGGCGGGGGCGCCGCTGGGGTTCCGTCCGTTGGAGCCGCTGGGTTCGGGCAACACGCCGGCCGCGGCCGCAGCCGACGCCCTGCACACCTACCAGGGCTACACGCCCCAGGAGCAGAGCGTGCTCGCCGGCAGCAACCGCTGGGACATGCAGGAGCTCAACGCCAACGGCATCGTCTTCGTCCCGGTCGGGCCGACACCACGGGCGGTCAAGCTCTACCAGAGCGACGAGGACCTGCTGAACGGCCCGGTGGGGAAGACCGTCTACCGGCTGGGCAGCTACACCGACGGCGAACCCGCGATGGTCCGGTTGACGGTGGTGGAGGTGAAACACCAACCGGCGCTGGTCATCACCGCCAGCTCCCTGACGAAGGTGGACAACTCCCTCCAACAGTTGGCCCTCATCCTCGTCGTGGTCGCCGCGGTCGGCGTGCTGATCGCCGGACTGGTCTGCCGGTTCGTCGCCCGGGCCGCGCTGCGTCCGGTGCACGACCTGACCGACGTGATCGAGCACATGGCCCGCACCGAGGAGGTCGGCACCACCATCCCGGTGCACGGCACGGACGAGATCGCCCGGCTCTCCTCCGCGTTCAACTCGATGTCCACCGCGCTGGCCAACTCGCGGGAGCGGCAGACCCGGCTGATCGCGGACGCCGGCCACGAGCTGCGCACCCCGCTGACCTCGCTGCGCACCAACGTGGACCTGATGATCCGCAGCGACGACACCGGACGTCCGCTGCCGGCCGCGACCAAGACCAAGCTGCTCGGCTCGATGAAGGCGCAGATGCAGGAGCTCACCGGCCTGATCGGCGACCTGCTGCAGCTCTCCCGGCCGGACTCGCCGCGCCCGGGCCAGAACGTCTCGGTGGTCGGACTGCACGAGATCGCCCAGCGGGCGGTGGAGCGCGGCAAGCTGCGCGGGCCCGGGCTGACCTTCGCGGTGGACCTGGAGCCCTGGTACACCCGGGCGGACGCGGCGGCCCTGGAGCGGGCCGTGATGAACCTGCTGGACAACGCGGTCAAGTACAGCCCGCCGGGCGGCACCATCGACGTGGGGCTGCACCACGGCCGGCTGACGGTCCGTGACCACGGGCCGGGCATCCCGGCGGACGAGCTGCAGTACGTCTTCGACCGGTTCTGGCGCTCGCCGTCCTCCCGGCAGCTGCCGGGGTCGGGGCTCGGGCTGTCGATCGTGGCGCAGACCGTGCAGGACAGCGGCGGCCAGGTCACCCTCGGCCCGGCGCAGGACGGCGGACCGGGCGCCCTGGCCGTGATCCGGCTGCCGGGTGCCTCCGAGCCGCCGCCGGCCGACACACCGTCAGCCCGCCCGTCAGATCACCCGTCAGATCACCCGGGGCAGGGCCAGGGCCCGGGTCAGACGCCGGGCTCCGCTTCCAGCTGA